The Hymenobacter baengnokdamensis genome includes a region encoding these proteins:
- a CDS encoding bifunctional folylpolyglutamate synthase/dihydrofolate synthase: MTYPETLAWLYAQLPMYQRVGAAGFKKGLGNTEALAAALGHPETKFRSVHVAGTNGKGSSSHLLAAVLQSAGYKVGLYTSPHLREFTERIRVNGQELAPAYLVRWVAEHQPLFADIQPSFFEMCVALAFDYFAAEQVDVAVVEVGLGGRLDSTNIITPLLSLITNISYDHQAMLGNTLPEIAGEKAGIIKPGRPVVVSQTQPEVAAVFEAKARQEGSPLLFADTRYEARPAAVEAGIWQILDIWRAGQPWLAHVELGLLGDYQRLNLPGVLAALDELRAQGFTIPESALRQGLREVTRLTGLRGRWSIIGQHPLVVADTGHNEAGLQLVLAQLARVPHQHLHLVIGVVNDKDIAKVLGLLPRTATYYFCQAAIPRALPAAELAAQAAAVGLRGEAYGPVATAVAAARAAAGPEDVVFIGGSTFVVAEVAELYQ, from the coding sequence ATGACTTACCCCGAAACCCTGGCCTGGCTTTACGCACAACTGCCCATGTACCAGCGGGTAGGGGCGGCCGGCTTCAAGAAAGGCCTGGGTAATACGGAGGCGCTGGCGGCGGCCCTGGGACATCCCGAAACGAAGTTTCGCAGCGTACACGTGGCGGGAACTAACGGCAAGGGCTCGTCGTCGCACCTGCTGGCGGCGGTGCTGCAAAGCGCCGGCTACAAGGTGGGGCTCTATACTTCGCCGCACCTGCGCGAGTTTACCGAGCGCATTCGGGTGAACGGGCAGGAGCTGGCTCCTGCATATCTGGTGCGCTGGGTGGCGGAGCACCAGCCCCTGTTTGCCGATATTCAGCCGTCGTTTTTTGAGATGTGCGTGGCGCTGGCCTTCGACTATTTCGCCGCCGAGCAGGTCGATGTGGCGGTAGTGGAAGTGGGCCTGGGCGGCCGGCTCGACTCCACCAATATCATTACGCCGCTACTATCGTTAATTACGAACATCAGCTACGACCACCAGGCCATGCTGGGCAATACGCTGCCCGAGATTGCGGGCGAAAAGGCCGGTATTATCAAGCCCGGCCGGCCCGTAGTGGTCAGCCAGACGCAGCCCGAGGTAGCCGCCGTATTTGAGGCCAAAGCCCGGCAGGAGGGCAGCCCGCTGCTGTTTGCCGACACGCGCTACGAAGCGCGCCCGGCCGCTGTCGAGGCTGGAATATGGCAAATACTAGATATTTGGCGTGCTGGCCAGCCGTGGCTCGCACACGTGGAGCTGGGCCTGCTCGGCGACTACCAGCGCCTGAACCTGCCCGGCGTGCTGGCGGCGCTGGATGAGCTGCGCGCGCAAGGCTTCACTATCCCGGAAAGTGCCCTGCGCCAGGGGCTGCGCGAGGTAACGCGCCTGACCGGCCTGCGCGGCCGCTGGAGCATCATCGGTCAGCACCCGCTGGTGGTGGCCGACACGGGCCACAACGAAGCCGGCCTGCAGCTTGTGCTGGCGCAGCTGGCCCGGGTGCCGCACCAGCATCTGCACCTGGTTATCGGCGTGGTCAACGACAAGGATATAGCGAAGGTGCTGGGGCTGCTGCCCCGCACGGCCACGTATTATTTCTGCCAGGCGGCTATTCCACGGGCGCTGCCGGCTGCCGAGCTGGCGGCCCAGGCGGCGGCCGTAGGCCTTCGGGGCGAGGCCTACGGCCCCGTAGCTACTGCCGTGGCTGCTGCCCGCGCCGCCGCCGGCCCCGAAGACGTTGTCTTCATCGGCGGCAGCACCTTTGTGGTGGCTGAGGTAGCGGAGTTGTATCAGTAG
- a CDS encoding tetratricopeptide repeat protein — MKLPPRLTLAAALLGAAAAEPQLAHAQQTQTFASAERYFQEGLDLFDRKQYGAAQQAFQQYMQLGARRAGEQSGPAAGSGRQERLADAEYYYAVSGLYLLHPDAEGLILDFARQHPAHPRAAVAYFELAKFYFDQQNYAQASTYFQKVAPANLSASQRAESDFKLGYSHFQLKEYDQARILFDRNKKQDSQYRYASSYYAGYLAYRAGDYAGARKDLLVAAENDAYRSVVPAIMTQIYYKEGNYDGLVAYATKALQQTPPPQSADEIQLLVGDAYYQKQDYKQAGSYFDQYAAVHKGKIDPSLQYKIGFANYKEGDYPHAIASLKNVATRRDSLGQNAAYHLGLSYLQAGQKTAALAAFDAARQSTLQKNLSENATLKYAQVQYELGNLPEVIAALRDFRKKYPRSKNQAVVDQLLSDGFLSSTNYAEALTYLEGLGDDRGDKLNGTYQRIAYSQAATLYNDGNYAQALPLLDKSLKYPQDDALRAAAQVLRGEIYSVGQQYPEAITAYAQAARSARQGGVSDEETQYVQLARYGLGYAYYNTKQYDKARPQFQAYLADPAAKPADPNYYDTTLRLADTYYIAKNYQQALDLYDKVIQANAVDKDYAYYQKGVTLGLLGRKDEASQTLAALLKSNPDSRYAEQAVFQQAQLAFQAGDYGPAAEGFTRLIENRPTSSLLPDAYQRRGVAYANLEQQDKAVADFQKVLSDYPRSPAAQQALYSLQESLTALGRTEELDQAVASFKAQNPTSKATESVEFEAAKSLYLAEKYAQALPRVQAYLKQYPDNALAPDARFILADSYLKTGEKATALPLLKAVVADNKSEFVNRAVGRVADLELENKNYPEAIRYYDRLRTASANRREVATATLGLLKATYDSGDYTKARSIATDLSTLAGATANATNTALLYQGKADFKLGNLDQAATELAAAVAAAPSDATGAEAQYTLAEVLFKQKKYDEAITQAFKVNSNYSAYELWQGRAFLLLADVYTAQRDIFQARATLNSIIDNKFPVAEVVEGARQRLKGLPASDDEPAPSAEAPAKAPASKAATPPKATPAKSASASPTTPKTPVRSQQAAPAKPAGK; from the coding sequence ATGAAGCTACCCCCCCGGCTGACGCTGGCCGCCGCCCTGCTGGGTGCCGCCGCCGCCGAGCCTCAGCTTGCCCACGCCCAGCAAACCCAGACCTTCGCCAGCGCCGAGCGCTACTTTCAGGAAGGCCTCGACCTCTTCGATAGAAAGCAGTACGGCGCCGCCCAGCAGGCCTTTCAGCAGTACATGCAGCTGGGCGCCCGCCGCGCCGGCGAGCAAAGCGGCCCGGCCGCCGGCTCGGGCCGGCAGGAGCGCCTGGCCGATGCGGAATACTACTACGCCGTGAGCGGCCTCTACCTGCTGCACCCCGACGCCGAGGGCCTTATCCTGGATTTTGCCCGCCAGCATCCGGCCCACCCGCGCGCGGCCGTGGCGTATTTCGAGCTGGCCAAGTTTTATTTCGACCAGCAGAACTACGCGCAGGCCAGTACCTACTTTCAGAAAGTGGCCCCCGCCAACCTCAGCGCCAGCCAGCGCGCTGAGTCCGATTTCAAGCTGGGCTACAGCCACTTCCAGCTGAAGGAGTATGACCAGGCCCGCATCCTGTTCGACCGCAACAAGAAGCAAGACAGCCAGTACCGCTACGCCAGCTCGTACTACGCCGGCTACCTGGCCTACCGCGCCGGCGACTACGCCGGGGCCCGTAAAGACCTGCTCGTGGCTGCCGAAAACGACGCCTACCGCAGCGTGGTGCCGGCCATCATGACTCAGATTTATTACAAGGAAGGCAACTACGACGGCCTGGTAGCCTACGCCACCAAGGCCCTGCAGCAAACGCCACCGCCCCAAAGCGCCGACGAGATTCAGCTGCTGGTGGGCGATGCGTACTACCAAAAGCAGGACTACAAGCAGGCCGGCAGCTACTTCGACCAGTATGCCGCCGTGCATAAGGGCAAGATTGACCCCAGCCTGCAATACAAAATTGGTTTTGCTAACTATAAGGAAGGCGACTACCCGCACGCCATCGCCAGCCTCAAAAACGTGGCGACCCGCCGCGACTCGCTGGGGCAGAATGCGGCTTATCACCTGGGCCTGAGCTACTTGCAGGCTGGCCAGAAAACCGCCGCCCTGGCCGCGTTTGATGCCGCCCGCCAAAGCACGCTGCAAAAAAACCTGTCGGAAAATGCTACCCTCAAGTACGCTCAGGTGCAGTACGAGCTGGGCAACCTGCCCGAGGTGATTGCCGCCCTGCGCGACTTCCGCAAAAAGTACCCGCGCTCGAAAAACCAGGCCGTGGTAGACCAGCTGCTCAGCGACGGCTTCCTGTCGAGCACCAACTATGCCGAGGCCCTGACTTACCTCGAAGGCCTGGGCGACGACCGGGGCGACAAGCTCAATGGTACCTACCAGCGCATTGCCTACTCGCAGGCTGCCACGCTCTACAACGATGGCAACTACGCCCAGGCCCTGCCGCTGCTGGATAAGTCGCTGAAATACCCGCAGGATGACGCCCTGCGGGCTGCCGCCCAGGTGCTGCGCGGCGAAATCTACTCCGTAGGGCAGCAGTACCCCGAGGCCATTACGGCGTATGCCCAGGCCGCCCGCTCGGCCCGGCAGGGCGGCGTGAGCGACGAGGAAACCCAGTACGTGCAGCTGGCTCGCTACGGCCTGGGCTACGCTTATTACAACACCAAGCAGTACGACAAGGCCCGGCCGCAGTTTCAGGCCTACCTCGCCGACCCCGCCGCCAAGCCCGCCGACCCCAACTACTACGATACCACGCTGCGCTTAGCGGATACGTACTATATAGCAAAAAACTATCAGCAGGCGCTGGACTTGTACGACAAGGTTATTCAGGCCAACGCTGTGGATAAGGACTACGCCTACTACCAGAAGGGCGTGACGCTGGGCCTGCTGGGCCGCAAGGACGAGGCCAGCCAGACGCTGGCAGCCCTGCTCAAGAGCAACCCCGACTCACGCTACGCCGAGCAGGCAGTATTTCAGCAGGCCCAGCTGGCTTTCCAGGCCGGCGACTACGGCCCGGCCGCCGAGGGCTTTACCCGCCTCATCGAAAACCGGCCCACCTCAAGCCTGCTGCCCGATGCGTATCAGCGCCGCGGCGTGGCCTATGCCAACCTGGAGCAGCAGGATAAGGCGGTGGCTGATTTTCAGAAAGTGCTCAGCGACTACCCGCGCAGTCCGGCCGCCCAGCAGGCGCTTTACAGCCTGCAGGAAAGCCTCACGGCCCTGGGCCGCACCGAGGAGCTCGACCAGGCCGTGGCCAGCTTTAAGGCGCAAAACCCCACCAGCAAGGCTACCGAGAGCGTCGAGTTTGAAGCGGCTAAGTCGCTCTACCTGGCTGAGAAATACGCGCAGGCCCTGCCCCGCGTGCAGGCTTACCTCAAGCAGTACCCCGACAATGCGCTGGCCCCCGACGCGCGCTTTATTCTGGCCGACTCGTACCTGAAAACGGGGGAGAAGGCCACGGCGCTGCCGCTGCTCAAAGCGGTGGTAGCCGACAATAAGAGTGAGTTTGTGAACCGGGCCGTGGGCCGCGTGGCCGACCTTGAGCTGGAAAATAAGAATTATCCCGAGGCCATCCGGTACTACGACCGCCTGCGCACGGCCTCAGCCAACCGCCGGGAGGTGGCCACCGCCACGCTGGGCCTGCTCAAGGCCACGTACGACAGCGGCGACTATACCAAGGCCCGCAGCATTGCCACCGACCTGAGCACCCTGGCCGGGGCCACAGCCAACGCTACCAACACGGCGCTGCTCTACCAGGGCAAGGCCGATTTTAAGCTTGGCAACCTCGACCAGGCCGCTACCGAGCTGGCCGCTGCCGTGGCCGCGGCTCCCAGTGATGCCACCGGGGCCGAGGCGCAGTACACGCTGGCCGAAGTGCTTTTTAAACAGAAGAAATACGACGAGGCCATCACGCAGGCCTTTAAGGTCAATTCCAACTACAGCGCCTATGAGCTGTGGCAGGGCCGGGCCTTCCTGCTGCTGGCCGATGTGTACACCGCCCAGCGCGACATCTTTCAGGCACGGGCTACGCTCAACTCCATTATCGACAATAAATTTCCGGTAGCCGAAGTCGTGGAAGGCGCCCGCCAGCGGCTCAAAGGCTTGCCCGCCAGCGATGATGAGCCGGCTCCTTCCGCCGAGGCCCCGGCCAAAGCTCCGGCCTCCAAGGCTGCCACGCCCCCAAAAGCTACCCCGGCCAAATCGGCGTCGGCCAGCCCGACCACTCCTAAAACGCCTGTCCGCAGTCAACAGGCAGCGCCCGCCAAGCCCGCCGGCAAATGA
- a CDS encoding beta/alpha barrel domain-containing protein, whose protein sequence is MSLALPVLVRGINNLSDARYCAGMGAQGLIFTLDPSLPGAVDSATARELAGWVAGVDIIGEFGYVAGPEINRLVEECGLTGVLLRLDRARQAWPEGLAVPVLIEVPANLITNQAHYATALHDVSAAFPQGFALFTTAPRPYPADYTYWHQLARQAPLWLASPTDPTEAADLAQQVHPAGLVLAGGEELKPGLRDFTELEAVFEALEEA, encoded by the coding sequence ATGTCCTTAGCTCTTCCCGTGCTCGTGCGCGGCATCAACAATCTTTCGGACGCCCGCTACTGCGCGGGCATGGGGGCCCAGGGCCTCATTTTTACGCTCGACCCCAGCTTGCCGGGGGCCGTGGACTCGGCCACGGCCCGTGAGCTGGCGGGCTGGGTGGCCGGCGTCGATATCATCGGCGAGTTTGGCTACGTGGCCGGGCCCGAAATCAACCGCCTGGTCGAAGAATGCGGCCTGACGGGTGTGCTGCTGCGCCTCGACCGCGCCCGCCAGGCCTGGCCCGAAGGGCTGGCGGTGCCCGTCCTGATTGAAGTACCCGCCAATCTTATCACCAATCAGGCCCATTACGCGACGGCCCTTCATGATGTCAGCGCCGCTTTTCCGCAGGGCTTTGCCTTGTTTACCACCGCCCCTCGCCCCTACCCGGCCGACTACACTTACTGGCACCAGCTGGCCCGCCAGGCGCCGCTGTGGCTGGCCAGCCCCACCGACCCCACCGAAGCCGCCGACCTGGCCCAGCAGGTGCATCCGGCGGGCCTTGTCCTGGCCGGGGGCGAGGAGCTAAAGCCCGGCCTGCGCGATTTTACCGAGCTGGAAGCCGTATTTGAGGCCCTGGAAGAAGCGTAG
- the trmB gene encoding tRNA (guanosine(46)-N7)-methyltransferase TrmB, with amino-acid sequence MPRIKLQRFAENATRPDIVEPGKPAFGQLSGRWGADFFHNHHPLVLEVGCGKGEYTVGLAQLHPEQNFLGLDIKGERIWRGSTRAEALGLQNVGFVRLLAHQLTEHFAPGELSEIWITFPDPRPRDRDIKRRLTSPRFLNMYQTLLAAGGVAQLKTDSEGLFEYTLEVLAGRPEARIEVATRDLYAETDPAFAAAQAIQTHFEGKYRAVGVPIKYVRFTL; translated from the coding sequence GTGCCCCGCATTAAACTCCAGCGCTTCGCCGAAAATGCCACCCGACCCGATATCGTAGAGCCGGGCAAGCCAGCTTTTGGCCAGCTTTCCGGCCGTTGGGGCGCTGATTTTTTCCACAACCACCATCCGCTGGTGCTCGAAGTAGGCTGCGGCAAAGGCGAGTATACCGTGGGCCTGGCCCAGCTTCATCCCGAGCAGAATTTCCTGGGCCTCGACATCAAGGGCGAGCGCATCTGGCGCGGCAGCACCCGCGCCGAGGCGCTGGGCCTGCAAAACGTGGGTTTCGTGCGCTTGCTGGCGCACCAGCTCACCGAGCACTTTGCCCCCGGCGAGCTGAGCGAAATCTGGATAACCTTCCCTGACCCGCGTCCCCGCGACCGCGACATTAAGCGCCGGCTCACGTCGCCGCGCTTTCTGAATATGTACCAAACGCTATTGGCCGCCGGTGGGGTAGCCCAGCTCAAAACCGACAGCGAAGGCTTATTTGAGTACACTTTAGAAGTCCTGGCCGGGCGACCCGAAGCCCGCATCGAGGTTGCGACCCGCGACCTCTACGCCGAAACTGACCCGGCTTTCGCGGCGGCTCAGGCTATCCAGACGCACTTTGAGGGCAAGTACCGCGCGGTGGGCGTGCCCATCAAGTACGTGCGGTTTACGCTATAG
- a CDS encoding MotA/TolQ/ExbB proton channel family protein, translating into MSVFLLQAAPAVTTIATDTAAAHANAMAAAAPGLSLIDLILKGGWIMLPILLLSIISIYIMIERYITIRNAAGNPDSFMAGIRALMLKGDLQGAKLYCAQNPSPLARMVEKGLRRIGLPITEIEASVENVGKIEIARLEKNISILGIIAGIAPMLGFVGTIIGVIKIFFAISSSGEFGITQIAGGLYTKMVTSAAGLIVGMIAHIGYHWLSILVERMVFRMENSAVEFMDILQDN; encoded by the coding sequence ATGTCCGTCTTCCTGCTGCAAGCTGCCCCCGCCGTTACCACTATTGCCACCGATACGGCTGCGGCCCATGCCAACGCCATGGCTGCCGCCGCGCCCGGCCTCTCCCTCATCGACCTGATACTGAAAGGGGGCTGGATAATGCTTCCCATCTTATTGCTTTCAATCATTTCAATCTATATTATGATTGAAAGGTATATTACCATCCGCAACGCAGCCGGTAATCCCGACTCGTTTATGGCTGGTATCCGGGCGCTTATGCTGAAGGGCGACTTGCAGGGCGCCAAGCTCTACTGCGCCCAGAACCCCTCGCCGCTGGCGCGCATGGTGGAGAAAGGCCTGCGGCGCATCGGCCTGCCCATCACCGAGATTGAGGCCAGCGTCGAAAATGTGGGCAAGATTGAAATTGCCCGCCTCGAAAAGAACATCAGTATCCTGGGCATCATTGCCGGCATTGCGCCCATGCTGGGCTTCGTGGGTACCATTATCGGCGTTATCAAGATATTCTTCGCCATCTCGTCAAGCGGCGAGTTTGGCATTACGCAGATTGCCGGCGGCCTCTACACCAAGATGGTAACCTCGGCGGCCGGCCTCATCGTGGGCATGATTGCCCACATCGGCTACCACTGGCTCAGCATTCTGGTCGAGCGCATGGTATTTCGCATGGAAAACTCGGCCGTCGAGTTTATGGACATCCTGCAGGATAATTAA
- a CDS encoding HU domain-containing protein, whose translation MNLSDHLRPLLRDHDCVIIPDFGGLVAEYTPARVQPGGRHLLSPPTRQVAFNQALTRNDGLLVDALRQHLGLPAAEAREALRQAVAALHRDLQTQQRTELPGIGVFRQLAGRGLQFEYTGTDNLLTASFGLPELTAHPVSVIDARLAREQQAQLVPRLRSASRGLRLRRAVPGAAIGLLAGLAVAGLYLLNLHPAVLPTAWQGRLPRWEQAPHQAVPQQAALAQPGFSVPVAGPVSEAAPAPAMVTEKPEAAFVAAPAQAAPRQTDPVDALLSRRQSVPSPVPVRPRGKARKVPAAAAIAVANESNIARPVPLAQRHAGAGNMTTSYAVATAAPKPVPASVTPAAVAAPVAHPAMAVPTGKSSAARPTKAVFKPLAKPAFAPASSASQAATTIKSRTGRYYLIVAAYGSLAHAEEGRRNLAHAGRPAKILLPPPGSRLYRLSAVDFPDRASAVAAAGRLRQNRHFDKGLTILPY comes from the coding sequence ATGAACCTTTCCGACCACCTACGCCCTTTGCTCCGCGACCACGACTGCGTGATTATTCCGGATTTTGGGGGCCTGGTGGCCGAGTATACCCCGGCGCGGGTGCAGCCTGGCGGCCGGCACCTGCTCAGTCCGCCTACCCGCCAGGTAGCTTTTAATCAGGCCCTTACCCGTAATGATGGCCTGCTCGTCGATGCCCTGCGCCAGCACCTGGGCCTGCCGGCCGCCGAAGCCCGCGAGGCCTTGCGCCAGGCCGTGGCCGCCCTGCACCGCGACCTCCAGACCCAGCAGCGCACCGAGCTGCCGGGCATCGGCGTATTTCGGCAGTTGGCGGGCCGGGGGCTGCAATTTGAGTATACCGGCACCGATAACCTGCTGACTGCCTCTTTCGGCCTGCCCGAGCTGACAGCTCACCCGGTATCGGTCATTGACGCCCGCCTGGCCCGTGAGCAGCAGGCGCAGCTGGTGCCCCGCCTGCGCTCCGCCAGCCGGGGGCTTCGGCTGCGCCGGGCCGTGCCAGGGGCGGCTATCGGCCTGCTGGCCGGCCTGGCCGTGGCCGGCCTCTACCTGCTGAATCTACACCCCGCCGTATTGCCCACCGCCTGGCAGGGCCGTCTGCCCCGCTGGGAGCAGGCTCCGCACCAGGCCGTGCCGCAGCAGGCGGCGCTGGCGCAGCCCGGCTTCTCGGTGCCGGTGGCCGGGCCGGTATCGGAGGCAGCCCCTGCTCCGGCCATGGTGACAGAGAAGCCCGAAGCGGCCTTCGTCGCCGCTCCGGCCCAGGCAGCCCCCAGGCAAACCGACCCCGTTGATGCCCTGCTCTCGCGGCGGCAGTCGGTACCCAGTCCGGTACCCGTGCGCCCCAGGGGCAAAGCCCGCAAGGTGCCGGCCGCGGCAGCCATCGCCGTTGCCAATGAAAGCAATATTGCCCGGCCCGTACCACTGGCTCAGCGCCATGCCGGGGCGGGCAACATGACTACCTCCTACGCGGTAGCTACGGCGGCTCCGAAGCCGGTGCCGGCTTCGGTAACTCCGGCGGCTGTAGCCGCCCCGGTGGCTCATCCGGCTATGGCGGTGCCTACGGGCAAGTCTTCGGCGGCAAGGCCCACCAAAGCGGTTTTCAAGCCGCTTGCCAAGCCTGCTTTTGCCCCGGCTTCTTCAGCTTCGCAGGCCGCCACTACAATTAAAAGCCGCACTGGCCGTTACTACCTTATCGTAGCTGCTTACGGTTCGCTGGCTCATGCCGAGGAAGGGCGCCGCAACCTGGCCCATGCCGGCCGGCCGGCCAAAATACTGCTGCCGCCCCCCGGTAGCCGCCTTTATCGCCTGTCGGCCGTCGACTTCCCCGACCGCGCCTCGGCAGTGGCCGCGGCCGGCCGCCTGCGCCAGAACCGGCACTTCGATAAAGGGCTGACTATCCTGCCCTATTAA
- a CDS encoding ABC transporter ATP-binding protein, whose amino-acid sequence MSTPSPAAPPVIRVSHLTKRYGAQVVVDDLSFDVAAGETLVLLGPSGCGKTTLLKTLNRLIEPDGGTVEINGREVRQQRPEELRRGIGYVIQQVGLLPHYTVAQNIGVVPGLLGRPAAETAARTTALLERLHLPAARFAALLPAQLSGGQAQRVGLARALAADPPVILLDEPFGALDPLTRAAVRRDFRELDELRRKTVVLVTHDVQEAFELADRILLLHTGRLQQLGSPRELLLRPANDFVRRFFGPERLALQLRVTALAEVQPFLASSTPAALAGLPTIPASASVHEALARLADAGAAGLRLADTPHQLTQGALLAAFSRALADEAALS is encoded by the coding sequence TTGTCTACGCCTTCGCCCGCTGCTCCGCCCGTCATCCGCGTCTCGCACCTTACCAAGCGCTACGGGGCGCAGGTTGTCGTCGATGACCTCAGCTTTGACGTGGCCGCCGGCGAAACGCTGGTGCTGCTGGGCCCCAGCGGCTGCGGCAAAACCACGCTGCTCAAAACCCTAAACCGCCTTATTGAGCCCGACGGCGGCACGGTTGAAATAAACGGCCGCGAGGTGCGTCAGCAGCGCCCCGAGGAGCTGCGGCGCGGCATCGGCTACGTGATTCAGCAGGTAGGGCTGCTGCCGCACTACACCGTGGCCCAGAACATTGGCGTGGTGCCCGGCCTGCTGGGCCGCCCCGCCGCCGAAACTGCCGCCCGCACCACCGCGCTGCTCGAACGCCTGCACCTGCCGGCCGCCCGCTTTGCCGCCCTGCTGCCGGCGCAGCTTTCGGGCGGGCAGGCGCAGCGCGTGGGCCTGGCCCGCGCCCTGGCCGCCGACCCACCCGTTATTTTACTTGACGAGCCCTTTGGCGCGCTCGACCCGCTTACCCGCGCCGCGGTGCGCCGCGACTTTCGGGAGCTCGACGAGCTACGCCGCAAAACCGTGGTGCTCGTAACCCACGACGTGCAGGAAGCCTTCGAGCTGGCCGACCGCATTCTGCTGCTGCACACTGGTCGGCTGCAGCAGCTGGGTTCGCCGCGCGAGCTGCTGCTACGCCCCGCCAACGACTTTGTGCGCCGCTTCTTCGGGCCCGAGCGCCTGGCCTTGCAGCTGCGCGTAACCGCGCTGGCTGAGGTGCAGCCGTTTTTAGCATCCTCCACTCCTGCTGCTTTGGCGGGCCTGCCCACCATCCCGGCATCGGCCAGCGTGCACGAGGCCCTCGCCCGGCTGGCCGATGCCGGCGCAGCCGGCCTGCGCCTCGCCGATACGCCGCACCAGCTCACGCAGGGAGCACTGCTGGCCGCTTTTAGCCGGGCCCTGGCCGATGAGGCGGCGTTGAGCTGA
- the mnmA gene encoding tRNA 2-thiouridine(34) synthase MnmA → MNPTPTKGRVLVAMSGGIDSSVAAVLLHEAGYEVVGMTMKTWDYATAGGSKKETGCCSLDSINDARDIAVRLGFPHYIIDIRDEFGDFVIDNFTSEYLAGRTPNPCVLCNTHIKWDALLRRADQLGCEFIATGHYAQIRQDADTGRFVVSKGLDENKDQSYALWGVTQQSLSRTLFPLGAMRKTEIYDEARRRGFTALVNKPESYEICFIPDNDYRGFLRRRVPGLEARVAGGRFVLADGTELGRHEGYPFYTIGQRKGLGIALGFPAYVTAIRPETNEVVLGNYDELASTATTVHMLNMGKVGNLEGQGLVPAVVKVRYHHAGSPAFLEQHGDKINIYFTEPVHAITPGQAAVFYDGDDVLGGGWIERHVIGEVPVAAVTDDVEV, encoded by the coding sequence ATGAACCCAACCCCAACCAAAGGCCGCGTTCTCGTGGCCATGAGTGGCGGCATCGACTCGTCGGTAGCCGCCGTGCTGCTGCACGAAGCCGGCTACGAAGTAGTGGGCATGACGATGAAAACCTGGGACTACGCCACGGCCGGCGGCTCGAAAAAAGAAACCGGCTGCTGCTCGCTCGACAGCATCAACGATGCCCGCGATATTGCCGTGCGCCTGGGCTTTCCGCACTACATCATTGATATCCGCGACGAGTTTGGCGATTTTGTTATCGACAACTTTACCAGCGAATACCTGGCCGGCCGCACGCCTAACCCCTGCGTGCTCTGCAATACCCACATTAAGTGGGATGCCCTGCTGCGCCGCGCCGACCAGCTTGGCTGCGAGTTTATTGCCACCGGCCACTACGCCCAGATTCGCCAGGATGCTGATACTGGTCGCTTTGTGGTGAGCAAAGGGCTGGACGAAAACAAAGACCAGAGCTACGCCCTATGGGGCGTGACGCAGCAGAGCCTGAGCCGCACGCTGTTTCCGCTGGGGGCCATGCGCAAAACTGAGATTTACGACGAGGCGCGCCGCCGGGGCTTCACGGCGCTGGTCAACAAGCCCGAGAGCTACGAAATCTGCTTTATTCCCGACAATGACTACCGCGGCTTTTTGCGTCGCCGCGTGCCGGGGCTGGAAGCCCGCGTGGCCGGGGGCCGCTTTGTGCTGGCCGACGGCACCGAGCTGGGCCGCCACGAGGGCTACCCGTTTTACACCATCGGGCAGCGCAAAGGGCTGGGTATTGCCCTGGGTTTCCCGGCCTACGTGACGGCTATTCGGCCCGAAACCAACGAGGTAGTGCTGGGCAACTACGACGAGCTGGCCAGCACCGCTACCACCGTACACATGCTCAACATGGGCAAGGTCGGCAACCTGGAAGGGCAGGGCCTGGTGCCGGCCGTGGTAAAAGTGCGCTACCACCACGCCGGCTCACCGGCTTTCCTGGAGCAGCACGGCGACAAGATTAACATCTACTTCACCGAGCCGGTGCACGCCATTACGCCCGGCCAGGCCGCCGTTTTCTACGATGGCGATGATGTGCTGGGCGGCGGCTGGATTGAGCGCCACGTGATTGGCGAGGTGCCGGTGGCGGCTGTAACGGATGACGTTGAAGTATAA
- a CDS encoding ExbD/TolR family protein, translating to MNLSRRHRLSSHVETSSMNDIMFFLMLFFLIVSTMVNPNVIKLLLPNAKSSKQVMKQPITVSINAAGEYFVNKKPVTAASLEPELKALIPAGQPAEAQPTVVLRVDAGLNVQKLVDVLEIGNRLKMKMVMATQSQQAAGK from the coding sequence GTGAATCTTTCCCGCCGCCACCGCCTGTCTTCGCACGTCGAGACCAGCTCGATGAACGACATCATGTTCTTCCTGATGCTGTTCTTCCTGATTGTGTCCACGATGGTGAATCCCAACGTTATCAAGCTGTTGCTGCCCAATGCCAAGAGTAGCAAGCAGGTGATGAAGCAGCCCATTACGGTATCTATCAACGCGGCCGGGGAGTATTTCGTCAATAAGAAGCCCGTGACGGCCGCTTCGCTTGAACCCGAGCTGAAGGCGCTCATTCCGGCCGGGCAGCCCGCCGAAGCCCAGCCCACGGTAGTGCTGCGCGTCGATGCCGGCCTGAACGTGCAGAAGCTGGTCGACGTACTGGAAATCGGCAACCGCCTGAAGATGAAAATGGTGATGGCGACTCAGTCGCAACAGGCGGCTGGAAAATAG